In one Mesorhizobium australicum genomic region, the following are encoded:
- the ubiA gene encoding 4-hydroxybenzoate octaprenyltransferase, giving the protein MTTLSRPDLSDIHHGDWVDRRMPQAWRPYARLARLDRPVGIWLTLFPCWAALIQAAHGIPDLRELAIFTLGAFLMRSAGSTINDIADRNFDGHVERTRFRPLASGQIETRQAVAFLTAELALAAALLVFLTPYTRLIAICVLPLVFLYPFCKRFTHWPQVVLGAAFNWGMLMAWAEIAGHVPAGAVLMWAGAITWQIGYDTVYAYVDVKDDARLGLKSTAILFGARGKTLIGLFYALTVIAWSLGGWMSGMSAPYAFGMLVIAGHLAWQNWRIDLQRPEVNYRMFLANILTGALLAGAAFAGTW; this is encoded by the coding sequence ATGACGACCTTGAGCCGACCGGACCTCAGCGACATCCACCACGGCGACTGGGTGGATCGCCGGATGCCGCAGGCATGGCGGCCATACGCGCGGCTCGCGCGACTGGACCGGCCGGTGGGCATATGGCTGACCTTGTTCCCCTGCTGGGCCGCCCTCATCCAGGCGGCGCACGGCATTCCCGACCTGCGAGAACTGGCGATTTTCACCTTGGGCGCCTTCCTCATGCGGAGCGCCGGGTCGACGATCAACGACATCGCAGACCGCAACTTCGACGGCCATGTCGAGCGCACCCGCTTTCGCCCCCTGGCGAGCGGCCAGATCGAGACGAGACAGGCCGTCGCCTTCCTGACAGCCGAACTTGCACTGGCGGCGGCGCTGCTCGTGTTCCTGACGCCATACACCCGGCTGATCGCCATTTGCGTCCTGCCGCTGGTGTTCCTCTACCCCTTCTGCAAGCGGTTCACCCATTGGCCGCAGGTGGTCTTGGGCGCGGCATTCAATTGGGGAATGCTGATGGCATGGGCCGAGATCGCAGGGCACGTGCCTGCCGGTGCCGTGCTGATGTGGGCCGGCGCCATCACATGGCAGATTGGATACGACACCGTCTACGCCTATGTCGACGTCAAGGATGACGCCCGTCTCGGCCTGAAATCGACTGCGATCCTGTTCGGCGCCCGCGGCAAGACGTTGATCGGCCTGTTCTACGCCCTGACGGTCATTGCCTGGTCGCTCGGCGGCTGGATGTCGGGTATGTCTGCACCCTACGCCTTCGGAATGCTGGTCATAGCAGGCCACCTCGCATGGCAGAATTGGCGGATCGACCTCCAGCGCCCGGAAGTGAATTATCGTATGTTCCTCGCGAACATCCTGACCGGAGCGCTTCTCGCGGGCGCTGCATTTGCCGGGACGTGGTGA
- a CDS encoding EF-hand domain-containing protein — protein MKKSVLAWTFVAFAGAVGATASPAVAQDEALFERLDADKSGDVSFEEFVAVIKGRLEKADTDGDGKLTVEEISATFNGPQANDQAAALVERFDADKDGTVTIAEAEERRKQRFAKLDTNSDGKLVREEMSTGAAAPAGGSGKGDRLKASAD, from the coding sequence ATGAAGAAGTCGGTTCTGGCTTGGACTTTCGTGGCCTTCGCCGGTGCGGTCGGGGCCACCGCATCTCCTGCCGTCGCTCAGGACGAGGCGCTGTTCGAACGCCTGGATGCGGACAAGAGCGGCGATGTCTCGTTCGAGGAATTCGTCGCGGTGATCAAGGGTCGCCTCGAGAAGGCGGATACGGACGGTGACGGCAAGCTGACGGTCGAGGAGATTTCCGCGACCTTCAACGGGCCGCAGGCCAACGATCAGGCGGCAGCGCTCGTCGAACGCTTCGATGCGGACAAGGACGGGACCGTCACGATCGCGGAGGCGGAGGAGCGCCGGAAGCAGCGCTTCGCCAAGCTGGACACCAACTCCGACGGCAAGCTGGTGAGGGAAGAGATGTCCACCGGCGCGGCCGCGCCGGCCGGCGGCAGCGGCAAGGGCGACCGGCTGAAGGCGTCCGCCGACTGA
- a CDS encoding PAS domain-containing sensor histidine kinase yields MGKTGAWGATGGRFFAGGRAGDGAKIPEIIAAPAYRRLLAAEPYLRRSIPALIVIFLIVVAATRALSLLALRDDIERDARSMVALAASQIAASLKAELAASPDATDLHRRAVDAAAQTGYLAQTHVLLVTDGGFRVTAAAPRDIGWEGRRLENQIDGGQPLFMFGERAGVMDVTIDGAHWFAAADLGPDRQYAAVALVSADTVFADWRKLVSLNVTLFVLTSSVLIVILYAYFAQAARAQAADRIYSEAHQRIDSALLRGRCGLWDWDMGRGRLFWSRSMYEMLGYEPSDAMLSFGEVNEIIHEEDGDLFTVAKALAAREVDQIDQVFRMRHANGQWVWVRARAQIIDPDEQDVHLLGIAIDVTEQYHLAMQSEEADARLRTAIENISETFVLWDSHQRLVMCNTRFQEQAGLADADIEQGTPRAKIEERMTPFASERRLANGNGRNGAVTYERQFKDGRWVQVNEMVTRDGGIVSVGADITQIKQHQEKLVDSERRLMATIHDLSVARKAEEDRARELAELNRKCMRETERAEAANRAKSEFLANMSHELRTPLNAIIGFSELMQSGLFGPLGSERYEEYVRDIQGSGNYLLGVINDILDMSKIEAGRFSIDREQIDLCPLVRETVRVISLQAAQKSITVETKIADSMTLNADRRAIKQIAINLLSNAVKFTGPGGKISLRARKTSGAVILTIEDNGCGIPREALRKLGKPFEQVENQFTKSHAGSGLGLAISRSLAQLHGGALKIRSTEGVGTIVSVRIPVKKKAASQPSRKAA; encoded by the coding sequence ATGGGAAAGACAGGCGCCTGGGGGGCGACTGGCGGGCGTTTCTTTGCCGGTGGACGGGCCGGCGACGGAGCCAAGATTCCGGAGATCATCGCCGCGCCGGCCTATCGCCGGCTGCTGGCAGCGGAGCCCTATCTGCGGCGGTCCATTCCGGCGCTGATCGTCATCTTCCTCATCGTCGTGGCTGCGACGCGGGCACTTTCGCTGCTGGCGCTGCGTGACGACATCGAGCGCGACGCGCGTTCGATGGTCGCGCTCGCGGCATCCCAGATCGCCGCCTCGCTCAAGGCCGAACTGGCGGCATCGCCGGATGCCACCGACCTCCATCGGCGCGCCGTGGATGCGGCCGCGCAGACGGGCTATCTCGCGCAGACCCATGTGCTGCTGGTGACGGACGGCGGCTTCCGCGTGACGGCGGCAGCTCCCCGCGACATCGGCTGGGAAGGCCGGAGGCTCGAGAACCAGATCGATGGCGGCCAGCCGCTCTTCATGTTCGGCGAGCGCGCCGGCGTGATGGACGTGACGATCGACGGCGCGCACTGGTTCGCCGCGGCTGATCTCGGGCCCGACCGCCAATATGCGGCCGTGGCGCTGGTGTCCGCCGATACGGTGTTCGCCGACTGGCGCAAGCTCGTCTCGCTCAACGTGACGCTGTTCGTGCTGACGTCGAGCGTGCTGATCGTCATCCTCTACGCCTATTTCGCGCAGGCGGCGCGGGCGCAGGCCGCCGACAGGATCTACTCGGAAGCGCACCAGCGCATCGACTCCGCGCTGCTGCGCGGCCGCTGCGGCTTGTGGGACTGGGACATGGGCCGCGGGCGGCTGTTCTGGTCGCGCTCGATGTACGAGATGCTGGGCTACGAGCCCAGCGACGCGATGCTGTCCTTCGGCGAGGTCAACGAAATCATCCACGAGGAGGATGGCGACCTGTTCACGGTTGCCAAGGCGCTTGCCGCCCGCGAGGTCGACCAGATCGATCAGGTCTTCCGCATGCGCCACGCCAACGGGCAGTGGGTGTGGGTGCGGGCGCGGGCACAGATCATCGATCCCGATGAGCAGGACGTGCACCTGCTTGGCATCGCCATCGACGTCACCGAGCAATACCACCTCGCCATGCAGTCGGAGGAGGCGGACGCCAGGCTGCGCACCGCCATCGAGAACATCTCCGAAACCTTCGTGCTGTGGGATTCGCACCAGCGGCTGGTGATGTGCAACACGCGCTTCCAGGAGCAGGCGGGCCTCGCCGATGCCGATATCGAGCAGGGAACGCCGCGCGCCAAGATCGAGGAGCGGATGACGCCTTTCGCGTCGGAGCGCCGGCTCGCCAACGGCAACGGCCGCAACGGCGCCGTCACCTATGAGCGCCAGTTCAAGGACGGCCGCTGGGTACAGGTCAACGAAATGGTCACGCGCGACGGCGGCATCGTGTCGGTCGGCGCCGACATCACGCAGATCAAGCAGCATCAGGAAAAGCTGGTCGACAGCGAGCGGCGGCTCATGGCGACGATCCACGACCTGTCCGTCGCCCGCAAGGCGGAGGAGGACCGCGCGCGGGAACTCGCCGAGCTCAACAGGAAGTGCATGCGCGAGACGGAGCGCGCCGAGGCCGCCAACCGCGCCAAGTCGGAATTCCTCGCCAACATGTCGCACGAGCTGCGCACGCCGCTCAACGCGATCATCGGCTTCTCGGAACTGATGCAGTCTGGCCTGTTCGGGCCGCTCGGCTCGGAACGCTACGAGGAATATGTCCGCGATATCCAGGGCAGCGGCAACTACCTGCTCGGCGTCATCAACGACATTCTCGACATGTCGAAGATCGAAGCGGGCCGGTTCTCGATCGACCGCGAGCAGATCGATCTGTGCCCGCTGGTGCGCGAGACCGTGCGGGTGATCTCGCTGCAGGCGGCACAGAAATCGATCACCGTCGAGACCAAGATCGCGGACTCGATGACGCTCAACGCCGACCGCCGCGCGATCAAGCAGATCGCGATCAACCTTCTGTCGAATGCGGTCAAGTTCACCGGCCCCGGCGGCAAGATCTCCCTTCGCGCCCGCAAGACCTCCGGCGCCGTCATCCTCACCATCGAGGACAATGGCTGCGGCATTCCCCGCGAGGCGCTCAGGAAGCTGGGCAAACCGTTCGAGCAGGTCGAGAACCAGTTCACCAAGAGCCATGCCGGCTCCGGGCTCGGGCTCGCCATCTCTCGATCGCTGGCCCAGCTGCATGGCGGCGCGCTGAAGATCCGGTCCACCGAGGGCGTCGGGACGATCGTCTCGGTGCGCATCCCGGTGAAGAAGAAGGCTGCGTCGCAGCCGTCGCGAAAGGCCGCCTGA
- the pepN gene encoding aminopeptidase N yields MRTDTGQVFRLEDYRPSDWLIPRTSLTFRLDPDRTRVVAELTIERRAGVAVSTPLVLDGDGIALLAISVDGVPLEPGSYEATPQQLTIAAPPRARSFRLTIETETAPSANTALMGIYRSGGNYCTQCEAEGFRRITYFLDRPDVLSVYKVRIEARRAEAPLLLANGNPGPAGELADGWHFAEWFDPHPKPSYLFALVAGDLAEVADEFVTMSGRKVRLGIFVEHGKQDRAAYAMEALKRSMRWDEETFGREYDLDVFNIVAVSDFNMGAMENKGLNIFNDKYVLADRETATDADFANIEAIIAHEYFHNWTGNRITCRDWFQLCLKEGLTVFRDHEFSADERSRAVERIADVRTLRAHQFPEDQGPLAHPVRPRRYREINNFYTATVYEKGSEVVGMIRTILGAEDFRRGMDLYFERHDGEAATIEDFVKVFEDVSGRDLSQFSLWYHQAGTPNLMVSAAHDANAATLTLEIEQSVPPTPGESRKKAMHIPLAFGLVGADGNDIACSSVSGATVENGVIHLRKRRHVIRFEGLPERPAISLNRGFSAPVTIAFDQPLQERMLLARNDGDLFSRWQALTGLMSGALIEAAGAIRGRKAAKIAPELSQICLETVRSQALEPAYKALALTLPAEADIAREIGSNIDPDAILSARNLLAGVIATANADSFVSTYESLADTGGYSPDAASAGRRALRNVMLDYVTLATASPDIAARQYRGAGNMTDRAAALSVLTMRHPGSAEATEALADFEARFGNDPLVMDKWFQIQAIAPGDGAVDRVRALMTHPGFSLGNPNRVRSLIGTYTTANQTGFHRIDGAGYELLAEIALSVDPKNPQLSARLATAFRSWRSLEEARRERARATLSRIKAAPALSADLRDIVERTLA; encoded by the coding sequence ATGCGCACAGATACAGGCCAGGTGTTCAGGCTCGAGGATTATCGTCCGAGCGACTGGCTCATTCCCAGGACATCGCTGACCTTCCGGCTCGATCCGGACCGCACGCGCGTTGTCGCGGAGCTCACCATCGAGCGCCGCGCCGGCGTGGCTGTCTCGACGCCGCTGGTGCTCGACGGCGACGGCATCGCGCTGCTCGCGATCTCGGTCGACGGCGTGCCGCTGGAGCCCGGCAGCTACGAGGCAACGCCGCAGCAACTGACGATCGCTGCGCCGCCGCGCGCCCGCTCCTTCCGGCTGACGATCGAGACGGAGACCGCGCCGTCGGCCAACACGGCGCTGATGGGTATCTACCGCTCGGGCGGCAACTACTGCACCCAGTGCGAGGCGGAAGGCTTCCGCCGGATCACCTATTTCCTCGACCGGCCCGACGTGCTCTCGGTGTATAAGGTCCGGATCGAGGCGCGGCGCGCCGAGGCGCCGCTGCTGCTCGCCAACGGCAATCCGGGGCCTGCGGGCGAGCTCGCCGACGGCTGGCACTTCGCCGAATGGTTCGACCCGCACCCCAAGCCGTCCTATCTCTTCGCACTCGTCGCCGGCGACCTCGCCGAGGTGGCAGACGAATTCGTCACCATGTCGGGGCGCAAGGTGCGGCTCGGCATCTTCGTCGAGCACGGCAAGCAGGACCGCGCCGCCTATGCGATGGAAGCGCTGAAGCGCTCGATGCGCTGGGACGAGGAGACGTTCGGCCGCGAATACGATCTCGACGTCTTCAACATTGTCGCCGTGTCCGACTTCAACATGGGCGCGATGGAGAACAAGGGCCTCAACATCTTCAACGACAAATACGTGCTGGCCGACCGCGAGACCGCGACGGACGCCGACTTCGCCAACATCGAGGCGATCATCGCGCACGAATATTTCCACAATTGGACAGGCAACAGAATCACTTGCCGCGACTGGTTCCAGCTCTGCCTCAAGGAAGGGCTGACCGTCTTCCGCGACCACGAGTTCTCGGCCGACGAGCGCTCGCGCGCGGTCGAGCGCATCGCCGACGTGCGCACGCTGCGCGCGCACCAGTTCCCCGAGGACCAGGGACCGCTCGCCCACCCGGTCCGTCCGCGACGCTATCGCGAGATCAACAACTTCTACACGGCCACCGTCTACGAGAAAGGCTCGGAGGTCGTGGGCATGATCCGCACCATCCTCGGCGCCGAAGACTTCCGGCGCGGCATGGACCTCTATTTCGAGCGACACGACGGCGAGGCCGCGACGATCGAGGATTTCGTCAAGGTCTTCGAGGACGTCTCGGGCCGCGATCTGTCGCAATTCTCGCTCTGGTATCACCAGGCCGGCACGCCGAACCTGATGGTCTCTGCCGCGCATGACGCGAATGCCGCGACGCTGACGCTGGAGATCGAGCAGTCGGTGCCGCCGACCCCCGGCGAGAGCCGCAAGAAGGCGATGCACATTCCGCTCGCCTTCGGCCTCGTCGGTGCCGACGGCAACGACATTGCCTGCTCGTCCGTCAGCGGCGCCACCGTCGAGAACGGCGTCATCCACCTCAGGAAACGCCGGCACGTCATCCGCTTCGAGGGCTTGCCCGAGCGGCCGGCGATCTCGCTCAACCGCGGCTTCTCCGCCCCGGTGACGATCGCCTTCGACCAGCCGCTGCAGGAACGCATGCTGCTCGCCCGCAACGACGGCGACCTGTTCTCGCGCTGGCAGGCGCTGACCGGCCTGATGTCCGGCGCGCTGATCGAAGCCGCTGGCGCCATCCGTGGCCGCAAGGCGGCGAAGATCGCGCCCGAGCTGTCGCAGATCTGCCTTGAGACGGTGCGCAGCCAGGCGCTGGAGCCGGCCTACAAGGCGCTGGCGCTGACCTTGCCGGCCGAGGCGGATATCGCCCGCGAGATTGGCTCCAACATCGATCCGGACGCGATCCTTTCGGCGCGCAACCTGCTCGCCGGCGTGATCGCCACCGCGAATGCCGACAGCTTCGTGTCGACCTATGAAAGCCTCGCCGACACCGGCGGCTATTCCCCCGACGCCGCGAGCGCCGGGCGGCGGGCGCTGCGCAACGTCATGCTCGACTACGTCACCTTGGCGACCGCTTCGCCGGACATTGCCGCGCGCCAGTATCGCGGAGCGGGCAACATGACGGACCGCGCCGCGGCCCTTTCGGTGCTGACCATGCGCCATCCGGGTTCCGCCGAGGCAACCGAGGCGCTGGCGGATTTCGAGGCGCGGTTCGGCAACGATCCGCTGGTGATGGACAAGTGGTTCCAGATCCAGGCGATCGCGCCCGGCGACGGCGCGGTCGACCGCGTGCGTGCGCTGATGACGCATCCCGGCTTCTCGCTCGGCAACCCCAACCGCGTGCGGTCGCTGATCGGCACCTACACGACCGCCAACCAGACCGGCTTCCACCGTATCGACGGCGCGGGCTACGAACTCCTTGCCGAGATCGCCCTGTCGGTCGATCCAAAGAACCCGCAGCTCTCGGCGCGCCTCGCCACCGCCTTCCGCTCCTGGCGGTCCCTCGAGGAGGCCCGCAGGGAGCGCGCGCGTGCGACGCTGTCGCGGATCAAGGCCGCGCCTGCGCTGTCGGCAGACCTGCGCGACATCGTGGAGCGGACGCTGGCATAG